The Cellulomonas sp. S1-8 genomic sequence CAGCAGCCCGCGCAGCGTCCACGCGTTCCGCACCGCGTGCCCGCCGCCGTCGTTGTTGAAGTACGCGACGACGTCGTGCCCGCCCGCCGACCACTCACCGATGCGGTCGGCCCACCAGCGCAGGTCGTCGTCGGAGTACGAGCCCGCGTAGAGGTGCTCGTGGTCGGGCCCGTGCAGGCGCACGTAGACGAGCCGGGACGTCGCCCGCAGGACGCACGGGATCCCGGCCCCCGACACCACGCAGTACGCGGCGCCGTGCCGGGCCAGCAGGTCGAACACCGCGTCCGTCTGCCACGACGGGTGCCGCAGCTCGACCGCGACCTGCACCCACGGCGGCAGCGTGCCGAGGAAGTAGTCCAGGCGGGCGTCGTCGCGCTGCGCGTCGGGCCGCAGCTGGACCAGCAGCGCCTCGCGGTGGCCGCGCAGCTCGTGCCACGAGCGCGCGATCCGCTCCGACCACACCTCGGGCCCGTACAGCCGACGCGCGTGCGTCAGCCCGCGCGGCGCCTTGACCGACATCGTGAAGCCGTCGGGCAGCCGGTCGCGCCAGGAGGCGAACGCCGCCTCGCGCGGCCAGCGGTAGAAGCTCGCGTTCAGCTCGACGGTGTCGAACGCCTCGACGTAGCGCGCCAGCCGCTCGCGCGCCGGGAGACCCGGGCGGTACAGGACGCCGTCCCAGTGGTCGTACGACCACCCCGACGTGCCGATGCGGATCGTCACCCTCGTACCCTCGCGCGACCCGCGCCGGTGCGCACGGCGTCGCAGTGACCTCTGTCAGACGTCGCGCGCGAACCACAGCGAGACGGGGAGCGCCTCCCAGGAACCCGCGGGCGGCGTCACCGGCCGGTAGCCGAGCCTCCGGTACAGCGCGATCGCCTCGGGCTGCCGGATGCCGGTGTCGAGGACCACACGCGCCGCCCCCTGCGCGCGGGCGTCGTCCTCGACCAGGCCGACGAGCCGGCGCGCGGTCCCGAGCCCCCGTGCCGCGGGGGCGACGTAGAGCCGCTTGAGCTCGGCGACGCCCGCGCCCCATCCCGCGGACGCGCGCCGGTGCGTCACGCACGCGACGGGGATCCCGTCGTGCCGGACGAGGAACGTCGTCACCGCGCTCGTGCCCTGCTCGGCGTCGAGGTGCTCGAACCCGTCGGACTCGCCGAACGCGTGCTCGGGGTACAGCGGCGCGAGCTCGTCGACCATCGCCCGCCGCAGCGCGACCGCGTCAGGGTGGTCCCAGGTCACCCGCTCGACGGCGTCGGCGGCCGGGGTGGGACCGGCGTGCGTCCGGGGCTGGATCGCCCTCTCGCCGGCAGCGGGGGTGGCGGGCGACGACGCGGGCCGCAGCAGCTTCGCGAAGCACCGGGACTCCACTACGCCCACGTACTCGCCGTAGTTCTCGACGGGGTGGTAGCCGGCGGCCAGGTACAGCCCGATCGCCTCGGGCTGGAGCACACCGGTCTCGAGCACCAGCCGGTCGAGCGCGTGCTCCGCGGCGGCGTCCTCGAGCGCAGTGAGCACCTGCCGCGACAGGCCGCGACCGCGCGCGTCGGGGCGCACGTACATCCGCTTGAGCTCGCCCGTGCCGGGACCATGCTCGTCCGACACGTCACGCAGCGCGCCGCACGCGACGGCACGGCCGTCGACGCGCAGCAGCAGCATCGCCACGATCCCGTCGCCGGTCATCGTGTGGCCGATGTCGTCGTCGTCGTAACGCTCGCGCAGCTCGGCCTGCTGGGCGGCCCGCAGCGCGTCCGCGTCCGCGTCGTCCCACGCGACGTGCTCGACGCGCACGTCCTGCTCCGCCTGCGCCGTCACGCGCGTCAGCCGACGAGCGCCTGCAGGACCGACGTGAAGAACCGCAGCCCGTCGGTGCCGGAGCGCGGCCCCTGCGGGCCGTCGGGGCCGAAGCCGGCCTCGACCGCGTGCTCGGGGTGCGGCATGAGGCCCACGACGTTGCCGGCGGCGTTGGCGATGCCCGCGATGTCGCGACGCGACCCGTTCGGGTTGTCGCCCTGGTAGCGGAACACGACCCGCCCCTCGCCCTCGAGCTCGTCGAGGGTGCGCTCGTCGGCGACGTACTGGCCGTCCTGGTTCTTCAGCGGGATCGTGATCCGCTCACCAGGCGCGTACGCGTTGGTCCACGCGGTGCTCGCGTTCTCGACGGTGAGCACCTGCTCACGGCACACGAAGTGCAGGTCGTCGTTCTTGATCATCGACCCGGGCAGCAGGTGCGCCTCGGTGAGGACTTGGAAGCCGTTGCAGATCCCCAGCACGGGCAGGCCCCTGCCCGCCGCGTCGACGATCTCGCCCATGACGGGCGCGAACCGGCTGATCGCCCCGGCGCGCAGGTAGTCGCCGTAGGAGAAGCCGCCGGGCAGCACGACCGCGTCGACACCCTTGAGGTCGGCGTCCGCGTGCCACAGCGCGACCGGCTCGCCGCCCGCGAGGCGCACGGCGCGCGCGGCGTCCCGGTCGTCCAACGTCCCGGGGAACGTGACGACCCCGATGCGACCCATCAGGCCAGGCCCTGCGACGTGACGGTCGCGGCGGCGTCGGCCTCGATGTCCGCGACGCGCACGACGTCCTCGATCACCGGGTTCGACAGGACCTGCTCGGCGGCGGCCGCGGCGGCCTCGAGCACCTCCGGCGTGACGGGGCCGTCGACCTCGAGCTCGAACCGCTTGCCCTGGCGGACGGCGGTGAACTGACCGAAGCCGAGGCGCGGCAGCGCGTTCGCGACGGCCTTGCCCTGCGGGTCGAGGATCTCGGGCTTGGGCATGACGTCGACGACGACTCGTCCCACGGGTGCTCCCTGGTTCGCGACGGGGGTTGGGTGCTGATCCTACGGCGCCGCACCCGCTCCCCCGGAGGCCGTCCGCCCACCGGTCGACGGCAGTGCCGCCGGCCGGCCGGGGTCAGAGGGTGGTGTGGGTCCAGGTGGCGGCGACGAGGGTGGCGGCGACGCGGGTGGTCCGGACGGCCCCCGGGGTCGTCGCGAGCGTCAGCGGGTCGTCGTCGAGGACCACGAGGTCCGCCGGGTCGCCGACGCGCAGGCCGAGCGGCCGCCCGTCGACCGACGACGCGAGCGCCGTGGTCGCGGAGATCGCCTGCTCGGGGTGCCACGACGGGCGCGCGTCGGCCGTGCGCCACACGGCCGCGTCGACCGCGCGCCACGGGTCCAGCGGCGCGACGGGGGCGTCGGACCCGAACGCCAGCGGGACGCCCGCCGCGTGCAGGTCCGCGAACGGGAACGCGCGGTGCGTGCGGCCCGCCCAGTGCCGGTCGGCGACGTCCCGGTCGTCGGGCAGGTGCGCGGGCTGGACGCTCGCCGTCAGGCCGAGCGCCGCGAACCGCGCGACGTCGGCGGTCGCCAGGAGCTGCGCGTGCTCGACCGACCCGCGGGCGCCGGTCGCCGCGAACGCGTCGAGGACGAGCGCGTTGGCGGCGTCCCCGATGGCGTGCACGGCGCAGCGCAGGCCGTGCGCGTGCGCGTGGCGCAGCAGCGGGACCAGCTCGTCCGCGGGCACGTTGAGCACACCGTGCGCGAGCGCGCCGTCGACCCCCGGGTACGGGTCGTGGCACCAGGCGGTGCGCGTGTTGAGCGACCCGTCGACGATGACCTTGAGCGGGCCCTGCGTGACGCGCGCACCCGCGACACGGTCACCGGTGTGCAGGTCCTCGCCGACGACGCGGTCCAGGTACGGCGGCCACACGCCTGCGCGCACGCGCACGGCCGGGTCGCCCGCGGCGACCCGGCGCCGCCAGACGCTCACGTTGTCCGCGATCTCCAGGTCGACGACCCCGACGACGCCCCGCGCGGCCGCGGCCCGCAGCGCGTCGGCGACGAGTGCGTCCTGCACGTCGTCGGGCACGTGGTCCAGCGCACCCATGAGCGGCATCCACTCCGTCTCGCGCAGGACGCCCGTGGGATGCGCGGGGACGCCGAACAGGCGCAGGCCCGCGGTCGAGACCCACGCGCAGTGCAGGTCCCCGGACACGAGCACCACGGGCACGTCGCCCGCGACCGCGTCGAGCAGGGCCGCCGACGGCGCGTCGGGCCACGTCCCGTCGCGGAACCCGAGGCCCACCAGGGGACGACCCGGGGGCGGAGGGTCGGTGCGCAGCCGCGCGGCGACGAGGTCGACGGCCTGCGCGGCCGACGCGGCACCGGACACGTCGAGCCGCCCGCGCGCCAGCGCCCACTGCGTCAGGTGCGTGTGCTGGTCCCACAGCCCCGGCAGCAGCAGCCGCCCGTCGACGTCGACGACGTCGGCGGACGCCATGTCCGGTGCGCTGCCGACCGCGGCGATCCGCCCGTCGCGCAGCACGACGTCAACGGGTGCGTCCTGCCCGAGCAGGCGCGCGCGGCGCAGGACGAGGGCGCGGGAGACGTCCACCGGGACCTCCGTGACGTGGGGACGGGACGGCTGCGTGGCGACCGTGGGAGGGGCCGCGGGTGGGGACGCTCGGAGACTACGCGCCCGCCCGACGACCCCGCCGCCGTCGGACCACCGACCCGCCGACCACCGACCGCCGCGGCGTCCCACCATCCGGGACGACCCCCGTGCGAGACCGGGCTGAGTAGTCCTTCGACCCTCCTGACGACGACTCGGCCCGGTCTCGCGGAGGCCTCGTCCCACCCACCGGACGCCTCCGGGTCGGTACCGTGTGGCGTCCGGCGGTCCGCTCGTGGCAGGGGTGCAGATGGCGTACGACCCGACGTTCCTCGGCCCCGTGGTGCCGCTCCCGGCCCCCGCACAGCCCGTGCGGGACCTGCCGTCGACGCACTTCACGGTGCTGCTCGACCCGGTCCGCCGGCTCGCGGCGGCGACGGCCGTCAACGTCGACGGCCGGGCGCTGCGCGACGTCCCGCGCGGCGACGACTGGTTCCTGGACCCGCGGGTGCCCGCCCGCGAGCAGGCGGGGCCGGAGCTGTACGCGCGCAACGACCTCGACCGCGGGCACCTGGTGCGCCGGCGTGACCCGGTGTGGGGTGCGCCGGGCGTCGCGGCGCAGGCCAACCGCGAGACGTTCGCGTACCCGAACGCGGCGCCGCAGGCGTCGGGGTTCAACCAGAGCCGCGAGCTGTGGCTGGGGCTCGAGGACCACGTGCTGGAGCACGCGCGCGTGCACCGCCTGCGGCTGACGGTGCTCACGGGCCCGGTGCTCGCCGGCGACGACCCGGTCTACCGGGGCGTGGGCCTGCCGCGCCGGTTCTGGAAGGTCGCGGTGTGGGCGCTCGACGACGGGCAGCACCTGGCCGCCGCCGCGTTCCTGCTCGACCAGACGCCGCTGCTGCCCGCGACCGAGCTCGCGGCCGCGACGCACGCGGCCGCCGAGGTCGACGCGCCGCCGCCGCTCGGGCCGTTCCGGACGTTCCAGGTGCCGGTCGCGGACGTCGCCGACCTCACGGGCCTCGACCTGGGCCCGCTCCCGGCGGCCGACGTGCTCGGCGTGACCGCACCGCAGGCGCTCGCGTGGCGCGAGCTGCACGCGCTGCCGGACGTCGACCTCGGCGCCTGACGCACGCGGCGAGCTGGATCGCTCTCTCACCACCCGGTGAGAGAGCAATCCAGCACGCACCGCACCCCGGCGAGAGAGCAATCCAGCACGCACCGCACCCCGGCGAGAGAGCAATCCACCACCCACCCCGGTGAGAGCAATCCAGCACGCACCGCACCCCGGCGAGAGAGCAATCCAGCACCCACCCCGGTGAGAGAGCAATCCAGCACGCACCCGGCGCGGAACGGGCTCCGGCAAGCGGGTCGCTCAGAGGTCGAGCAGGCCTGTGAGCGCCTCGTCGATGC encodes the following:
- a CDS encoding DUF72 domain-containing protein encodes the protein MTIRIGTSGWSYDHWDGVLYRPGLPARERLARYVEAFDTVELNASFYRWPREAAFASWRDRLPDGFTMSVKAPRGLTHARRLYGPEVWSERIARSWHELRGHREALLVQLRPDAQRDDARLDYFLGTLPPWVQVAVELRHPSWQTDAVFDLLARHGAAYCVVSGAGIPCVLRATSRLVYVRLHGPDHEHLYAGSYSDDDLRWWADRIGEWSAGGHDVVAYFNNDGGGHAVRNAWTLRGLLSA
- a CDS encoding GNAT family N-acetyltransferase, with protein sequence MTAQAEQDVRVEHVAWDDADADALRAAQQAELRERYDDDDIGHTMTGDGIVAMLLLRVDGRAVACGALRDVSDEHGPGTGELKRMYVRPDARGRGLSRQVLTALEDAAAEHALDRLVLETGVLQPEAIGLYLAAGYHPVENYGEYVGVVESRCFAKLLRPASSPATPAAGERAIQPRTHAGPTPAADAVERVTWDHPDAVALRRAMVDELAPLYPEHAFGESDGFEHLDAEQGTSAVTTFLVRHDGIPVACVTHRRASAGWGAGVAELKRLYVAPAARGLGTARRLVGLVEDDARAQGAARVVLDTGIRQPEAIALYRRLGYRPVTPPAGSWEALPVSLWFARDV
- the purQ gene encoding phosphoribosylformylglycinamidine synthase subunit PurQ — protein: MGRIGVVTFPGTLDDRDAARAVRLAGGEPVALWHADADLKGVDAVVLPGGFSYGDYLRAGAISRFAPVMGEIVDAAGRGLPVLGICNGFQVLTEAHLLPGSMIKNDDLHFVCREQVLTVENASTAWTNAYAPGERITIPLKNQDGQYVADERTLDELEGEGRVVFRYQGDNPNGSRRDIAGIANAAGNVVGLMPHPEHAVEAGFGPDGPQGPRSGTDGLRFFTSVLQALVG
- the purS gene encoding phosphoribosylformylglycinamidine synthase subunit PurS, yielding MGRVVVDVMPKPEILDPQGKAVANALPRLGFGQFTAVRQGKRFELEVDGPVTPEVLEAAAAAAEQVLSNPVIEDVVRVADIEADAAATVTSQGLA
- a CDS encoding amidohydrolase, which gives rise to MDVSRALVLRRARLLGQDAPVDVVLRDGRIAAVGSAPDMASADVVDVDGRLLLPGLWDQHTHLTQWALARGRLDVSGAASAAQAVDLVAARLRTDPPPPGRPLVGLGFRDGTWPDAPSAALLDAVAGDVPVVLVSGDLHCAWVSTAGLRLFGVPAHPTGVLRETEWMPLMGALDHVPDDVQDALVADALRAAAARGVVGVVDLEIADNVSVWRRRVAAGDPAVRVRAGVWPPYLDRVVGEDLHTGDRVAGARVTQGPLKVIVDGSLNTRTAWCHDPYPGVDGALAHGVLNVPADELVPLLRHAHAHGLRCAVHAIGDAANALVLDAFAATGARGSVEHAQLLATADVARFAALGLTASVQPAHLPDDRDVADRHWAGRTHRAFPFADLHAAGVPLAFGSDAPVAPLDPWRAVDAAVWRTADARPSWHPEQAISATTALASSVDGRPLGLRVGDPADLVVLDDDPLTLATTPGAVRTTRVAATLVAATWTHTTL
- a CDS encoding DNA/RNA non-specific endonuclease, which codes for MAYDPTFLGPVVPLPAPAQPVRDLPSTHFTVLLDPVRRLAAATAVNVDGRALRDVPRGDDWFLDPRVPAREQAGPELYARNDLDRGHLVRRRDPVWGAPGVAAQANRETFAYPNAAPQASGFNQSRELWLGLEDHVLEHARVHRLRLTVLTGPVLAGDDPVYRGVGLPRRFWKVAVWALDDGQHLAAAAFLLDQTPLLPATELAAATHAAAEVDAPPPLGPFRTFQVPVADVADLTGLDLGPLPAADVLGVTAPQALAWRELHALPDVDLGA